From the Campylobacter concisus genome, the window ATAAACCGAGCTAGAGCTTGCATAGACTAAATTTTTGATCTCATTGTGGCGGCAGCATTCGAGGATATTCATAAAGCCTGTGATGTTGCTGTCGATGTAGGCTTTTGGGTTTATGAGTGAGTAGCGAACGCCAGCTTGTGCAGCTAAATTTACCACTACGTCAAATTTTTCTTTGCTAAAAAGCTCTTTCATTGTCTTTTCGTCGGCGAGATCTGCTTTTATAAATTTTAAATTCGGATGCGTTTTTGAGACGATAAGCTTGCCATAGTCTATCTCGCTCGTGTCAAAGCCTGCCGTTTTTAGGCGCGCGAGCTTTAAATTTACGTCGTAATAGTCATTTATCACGTCATATCCGACGACCTCATCGCCACGTGCCACAAGGGCATTTGCAAGGTGAAATCCTATAAATCCAGCTGTTCCAGTTACTAAAATTTTCATATTTTTCCTTTCATTTTTGGCTTATTTTAGTGCAAAAATGTAAATTTACGTATTTAGATCAGGGTAGTCCCAAGCGTTAAATTCAGCTCTTAAGTCGTCATTTTCCCAACCTTTGCAGCATAACCACTCAAGCCCCGCACGTCTTTCCATAACGACCTCTTCGTCAAGTCCAGCAACCTTTTTACCATTTATCCTTGCGTCCACACACGCCCAGTGATAGCGATAAACTAGGTCAAGTTTGCTTAAAATTTCATCCAAACTGCGCAGTTTTGAGCGCTTTTTGAGCCCACCCTCTCTAAAGACATCCATCACAAAATCACAGTCGCAAATTTTATCCATCTTACCGATATCTTTAGCTATGCCAAGCGCCCAAAGTAAGATCCAAAGCGACTCATACTTCCAGCCCATATTTACGGCCAAATTTATATCGGCTCTGCCCTCTACGACCTCTTTTTCTTTTACACTTAGGTCATCATAAAAATCGCCCAAAAAGTCTTTAGCCCAAGCTATCTCATCTTCACTTAGGTGGCCATTGTCGCGGATAGTGCAAGCACACATAATGGCCGTAAATGAGCAAACCGCACGAGCAATGATCTCGTCAATGCTTCTTGGCGTAACTTCACTATTGTCATACCTTAGTGGCAGACTCTCAAGCACAGCCACGCCCTCTTTTTTTAAAATTTTTATGCTCTCATCTTTTCTTTGTTGTGCTGTTTTTGGCATATCCGCACCTTTTTTAAAAATATCAAATACTCCCATTTTTATTCAAAAAACTCGGCATTAAATTTCTCTTCGTTAAATTTTTTACCTAAAAATTTACAGGCTTCGATCATATCAGTTCTTGCTATTTCAAAGCAACTCGTAGCCCCAGGGCTTGGAGTCATATTAAAACTTATGCCCTCGCCTGTGCTTATCTTGCCTTCGCCAAGCTCAAGGCACTTTTTATTGCGGTCGATAACTTGTGGTCTTACGCCACCAAAATTTACAGCATAGCTCAGATCGTTTTCACTTAGGCTTGGCACGATCTTTCTAGCGTCTTTTACAAATTCTTTTTTATTGATAAATGGCACTTCAAATAAGAAATTTCTTAAAATATAAGATCTGATGTCACTATCTTTTAAGAGATTTGTAAAGACTTCAAAGACATTTTTATCAAATTTTAGACATTTACAAAAGTCAAAAAAG encodes:
- a CDS encoding DUF4272 domain-containing protein, which encodes MPKTAQQRKDESIKILKKEGVAVLESLPLRYDNSEVTPRSIDEIIARAVCSFTAIMCACTIRDNGHLSEDEIAWAKDFLGDFYDDLSVKEKEVVEGRADINLAVNMGWKYESLWILLWALGIAKDIGKMDKICDCDFVMDVFREGGLKKRSKLRSLDEILSKLDLVYRYHWACVDARINGKKVAGLDEEVVMERRAGLEWLCCKGWENDDLRAEFNAWDYPDLNT